In Lycium ferocissimum isolate CSIRO_LF1 chromosome 11, AGI_CSIRO_Lferr_CH_V1, whole genome shotgun sequence, a single genomic region encodes these proteins:
- the LOC132038499 gene encoding gluconokinase-like, translated as MASDCKDRVPWLETLRNVLRRGLVGSKTLILACSALQKRYREILRSADPNYEPGPYASVVKSVLLDVGAEVLAARLEKIAAEGKHFMLAKLLQTWICFILMKQKGLLRVDAAMDPETIVRIIQTFCHLIISPQRMDSIKDKLF; from the exons ATGGCATCTGACTGCAAAG ATCGTGTTCCATGGCTTGAAACACTACGAAATGTGCTACGAAGAGGCTTAGTTGGCAGTAAAACGCTGATTCTTGCTTGCTCAGCTCTGCAAAAACGGTACAGGGAAATCCTTAGATCTGCAGACCCAAATTATGAACCAGGTCCTTATGCAAGTGTCGTTAAATCCGTGTTGTTGGATGTTGGGGCTGAAGTGCTTGCCGCTCGGCTGGAAAAGATAGCAGCCGAGGGGAAGCATTTCATGCTTGCAAAGCTCTTGCAGACATGGATTTGCTTCATATTGATGAAGCAGAAGGGATTACTTAGAGTTGATGCTGCTATGGATCCTGAAACCATAGTGAGAATCATACAAACTTTTTGTCATCTGATCATAAGTCCACAACGGATGGATTCAAttaaagataaattattttaa